A stretch of the Arvicola amphibius chromosome 8, mArvAmp1.2, whole genome shotgun sequence genome encodes the following:
- the LOC119820923 gene encoding isochorismatase domain-containing protein 2A isoform X2 — MAAARASLGRILPESSVLFLCDMQEKFRPSIAYFPQIVSVAARMLKVARLLDVPVLLTEQYPQGLGPTVPELGAQGIRPVSKTCFSMVPTLQKELDGRPQLRSVLLCGIETQVCILNTALDLLDRGLQVHVVVDACSSRSQVDRLVALARMRQSGAFLSTSEALILQLVRDAAHPQFKEKQGFSV, encoded by the exons ATGGCAGCagccagggctagcctgggcCGGATCCTCCCAGAGTCCTCCGTCCTGTTCCTGTGTGACATGCAGGAGAAGTTCCGTCCCAGCATAGCCTATTTCCCTCAGATCGTGTCGGTGGCTGCTCGAATGCTCAAG GTGGCCCGGCTGTTAGATGTCCCTGTCTTGCTGACGGAGCAGTACCCACAAGGCCTGGGTCCCACAGTTCCAGAGCTGGGCGCTCAGGGCATTAGGCCAGTGAGTAAGACGTGCTTCAGCATGGTGCCTACCTTACAGAAGGAGCTGGATGGCCGGCCCCAGCTGCGCTCGGTGCTGCTCTGTGGCATTGAGACCCAAGTCTGCATCTTG AACACGGCCCTGGACCTCCTGGACCGGGGACTGCAGGTCCACGTGGTGGTGGACGCCTGCTCTTCTCGAAG CCAGGTCGACCGGCTGGTGGCGCTGGCCCGCATGAGGCAGAGTGGGGCTTTCCTCTCCACCAGCGAGGCACTCATTCTGCAGCTTGTGAGGGACGCTGCCCACCCCCAGTTCAAGGAG aaacagggtttctctgtatag
- the LOC119820923 gene encoding isochorismatase domain-containing protein 2A isoform X1 gives MAAARASLGRILPESSVLFLCDMQEKFRPSIAYFPQIVSVAARMLKVARLLDVPVLLTEQYPQGLGPTVPELGAQGIRPVSKTCFSMVPTLQKELDGRPQLRSVLLCGIETQVCILNTALDLLDRGLQVHVVVDACSSRSQVDRLVALARMRQSGAFLSTSEALILQLVRDAAHPQFKEIQKIIKEPVPDSGLLGLFQGQNPLLLNSRP, from the exons ATGGCAGCagccagggctagcctgggcCGGATCCTCCCAGAGTCCTCCGTCCTGTTCCTGTGTGACATGCAGGAGAAGTTCCGTCCCAGCATAGCCTATTTCCCTCAGATCGTGTCGGTGGCTGCTCGAATGCTCAAG GTGGCCCGGCTGTTAGATGTCCCTGTCTTGCTGACGGAGCAGTACCCACAAGGCCTGGGTCCCACAGTTCCAGAGCTGGGCGCTCAGGGCATTAGGCCAGTGAGTAAGACGTGCTTCAGCATGGTGCCTACCTTACAGAAGGAGCTGGATGGCCGGCCCCAGCTGCGCTCGGTGCTGCTCTGTGGCATTGAGACCCAAGTCTGCATCTTG AACACGGCCCTGGACCTCCTGGACCGGGGACTGCAGGTCCACGTGGTGGTGGACGCCTGCTCTTCTCGAAG CCAGGTCGACCGGCTGGTGGCGCTGGCCCGCATGAGGCAGAGTGGGGCTTTCCTCTCCACCAGCGAGGCACTCATTCTGCAGCTTGTGAGGGACGCTGCCCACCCCCAGTTCAAGGAG ATCCAGAAGATCATTAAGGAGCCAGTCCCAGACAGTGGGCTGCTGGGCCTCTTCCAAGGCCAGAACCCCCTCTTGCTGAACTCCAGACCCTGA